The sequence below is a genomic window from Acidobacteriota bacterium.
TCGCCGATCCGGAAGGCCCCTTTGGGCTCCGCTTCACTTCGGAGGTGGAGGAGATCGAGGCTGGTCCGGAGGCCGTCCCGGAGCCGGCGGCCGAGGACGACGCCGACGAGTCCGGTGAAGGCGAAAAGGTGGTCTCGATCGACCGCTTTCGCAGTCGCAAGGACACCTAGCAGGGGACAAAAGTGTCCGTCAGAACTTCCTCACCCTCTGCTAGCTTTCCGTTTCCAGGGGGCTGGGCGCTCCCTCGCCTTAAAAGAACAGCCCTTTCGGGTTCACCCCGTCCACGGCAGCCAAGGTGCCGCCGAGCCCTTCCGGGCTCGGTCGTGGACCACCCCCTGGAGTCGCTTCAAAACTCTTCGTGATTCGGCAACAGCTTGCCGCGCTCCTCGGACCGGACGCTCTGGGTGCGACGCGTGTCCGGGAAGTCGGGGATCCTCTTCGAGTGCCGTGGGGGCGCGACCGCAGCCCCCTGGTCGGCGGTGAACCGGCGGCGGTGGTGCTGCCTCGCTCGACGGAGGAGGTGGCGGCGGTGGTGCGCTGGGCGCGGCGCGCCGGCGTGGCCCTGGTGCCGGCCGGCGGCCGCACCGGCTACTCCGGCGGCGCGGTGGCGGCGGACGGGCAGGTGGTCGTCGCTCTGGAGCGCCTCAACCGGCTGCTCGCCTGGCATCGGGACGTCCCGGCGCTCACCGTGGAGGCGGGGATGTTGACGCGTCAGCTCCAGCGCGCGGCGACGGAGGAGGGCTGGTTCTTTCCGGTCGATTTCGCCGCCTGCGACCGCAGCCAGATCGGCGGCAACGTCGCCACCAACGCCGGTGGCATCCGGGTGATCCGCTACGGCATGACCGGCGATTGGGTGCTCGGCCTGACCGTCGTCACCGGTTCCGGCGAGGTGCTGCGCCTCGGTGGATCGCGCCGCCGGGGAGCGCTTCTCAAAGACAACACCGGGCCACCGCTGGAAACGCTCTTCGTCGGTTCCGAAGGCGCCTTCGGCATCCTCACCGAGGTGACCGTCCGGCTCACCCGGCCGCCTGCGGCCCGGCGGTGGTTAGCGGCGCTCGCGGCAGAGAGCCTGGAAGCTCTGCTCGCGATGTTGGCGACGGCTCGCCGGTTGCCGGCTTGTCCCCTCGCCTTCGAGTGTTTCGACCGGGTCTGCCACCGGCTGATGGCCGAGCACCTCGGCGGCCCCCTGCTGCCGGAGAATCCTCCTTTCCTCGCGCTGGTCGAGCTGGAGGCGGCGACCGATGAACTCCGGTCTGCGGCGCGAGACTGGCTGCGGGAAAGCCCACCGGCGGTGGACGGCCGATGGATCGAGGAACCCGAGGCGCAGGTCCGGGCCTGGCGGTACCGGCTGGGGATCAGCGACCGGCTGGCGGCGGGGCACCGCGTCCACAAGAACGATCTGTCGGTGCCGGTGGGCGCCCTGTCGTCCCTGGAGAGCGAGGTACGGCGGCTGGCCGGGGAGGTCGATCTGCCGCTGGCGGTTTTCGGCCACCTGGGGGACGGCAACCTGCACATCAACCTGCTGTGCCCGGTGGCGATGGACCAAGAGCACTTCGCCGCCCTTTGTCAGCGCTTCGACGAGGAGAGCTATCGGCGGGTGGTGAAACTCGGCGGCTCGATCAGCGCCGAGCACGGCATCGGCCGCCTGAAGCGAAAGTTCGCCCACCTCACCGCTTCACCGGAGGAGCGCCAGGTGTTCCGTGGACTCAAGCGTTTGTTCGATCCGGACGGAATTCTCAATCCCGGGGTCGGCCCGTTCTGAATCCGCCTCCACCGCGGCGGAAGAACGACCGATGCCTAGGGTTCTAGGCCGAGAGCCGCGCCGCCCCACAGCTTCGAATACTGCTCGCAGTGCAGGATCAGCGTTTTGAAGGCGGCGAGGTCGACATCGTCCGGCAGGGCATAGCGCTGAGCCCCGCGCGGCGCCTCCAGGGGAGCGATGAGGACGGCACCGCCGTCGAGGGCGTTGCGGTCCCCGAGATCGGCCAGTGGGCGTGGAGAGAGGAAGAATTTCAGGTCGGGAGCCTTCCTGGTTTTGAACCCCTCGTCGAGCACCAGGTAGCGGGCGCCGTTGTCGACGATCAGGCTCCAGTTTCCGGCGATGCGGTAGCCCTTCTTTGTCCAGGTACCTGAGGCGACGGCTTCTTCGGCACCCAGAGCGAGGGCGGTCGGCGCCAGCAGGGCGATGAGGGCGAGGCCGGTGGGGAGAATTCTGCGCTTCATGGAGAGACTCCTTCTGAACAAGTCGATCTTGAAAGTCGATGGTTTCCGGTGATCGTTGCGGTGGGAGACCGCTCGAATCCGGAGGCGGCAGAGGGCGGCGGATACAATCCCGCCCATGCTACGACGCCAGACCTCCGGATCGGTGGTGTGTCCCTCCTGCGGCAAGTTGACCGGGGTCCAAGACGAGACCTGCTGGAACTGTGGCCGGCGCTATCCGGGAATGTGGGGCTACGCGGCGGTTTTTCGCCGCTTCGGCCAGGATCTCGGGTTCGTTCAGATCGTCCTGGTCGGCTGCGCGGTCCTGTACGGGGCGACCCTGATCGCCGACAACGCCAACATCCGCGGCCTGCTGTCGCCGAGCCCGATCAGCCTGCTCGCCTTCGGTGCCAGCGGTCAGCTTCCGGTGATCTCCGGTGGCCGCTGGTGGACTTTGTTGTCCGCTTCGTGGCTGCACGGCAGTCTGCTCCATTTCGCCTTCAACATGATGTGGATCCGCCAGCTCGCGCCGGACGTGGCGCAGCTCTACGGAGCCGGCCGTATGGTCATCATCTACGTGCTGTCTGGGGTGATGGGATTTGCCGCCAGCAGTTTTGGACCGTCGCTCCTTGGTCCTCTCGCTGGCCTGCTGGGCTCTGGCGGTTACACCGTTGGCGCCTCCGCCGCGATTTTCGGATTGCTCGGTGCGCAGGTGCTTTACGGCCGCAAGGCCAGCTACGAGGTCGGCCGCCAGGCCTGGATCTGGGCTGCCATCCTGTTCGTGCTGGGTTTTGTCTTCGACGGCACCGACAACTGGGCCCACCTCGGAGGGTTCATCGGAGGCTTCGGCGTGGCGGCACTGCTCGACCCGCTGAAGGCGGAGCGGGTGGATCATCTGGTGGCGGCGGTGCTCTTGCTGCTGCTGTCGGCGGTGGCGGTGGCCGTTTCCCTGATCACCGGCGTCATCTCTCTGCGCGCCCTGTAGGCTAGGGGAGGAATGTCGACTCACCTTCCAGCCCTTACCGATGCCGAGACCCGGCGCTACGGGCGTCATCTGATCCTGCCGGAGGTTGGTCCGGAGGGGCAGAAGAAGCTCAAGGCGGCGCGGGTTCTGCTGGTCGGGGCCGGCGGCCTGGGGTCCCCGGCGGGGCTGTACCTGGCCGCCGCCGGAGTCGGCGTTCTGGGAATCGCCGAGTTCGATCGGGTGGACGAAAGCAACCTGCACCGCCAGGTGCTCTACGGCGAGTCCGACCTCGGCCGCCCAAAGGTCGAAGCCGCCGTCGCTCGCCTGCGCAACGTCAATCCGCACATCGAGGTGCGCGGCCACGATCTCCGCCTCGACGCCGGCAACGCCCCGGCGCTCATCGCCCAGTACGACCTGGTGGTTGACGGTTCCGACAACTTCGCCACCCGCTATCTGGTCAACGACGCCTGCGTGCTCGCCGGCAAGGCGAATGTATGGGGTGCCGTCCTGCGCTTCGAGGGGCAGGTTTCGGTCTTCGCAACGGCGGACGGTCCCTGCTACCGCTGCCTGTTTCCGGAGCCGCCGCCGCCGGGCCTGGTGCCCTCCTGCGCCGAGGGCGGGGTGTTCGGAGTGCTGCCGGGGGTGATCGGCTCCCTCCAGGCGGCGGAGGTCATCAAGTGGGTGACCGGAGTCGGCACTCCGTTGGTGGGTCGGTTGTTGATCTTCGACGCTTCGGCAGCGCGTTTCCGGGAGATCGCACTGCCTAAAAACGAGCAATGTCCCGTCTGCTCGCCGGAGCCCTCGATTCGACAACTGGTCGACTACGACGCCCTGTGTGGCTCTCCGGCGGGTAGCGACGTGGAAGCTCCCCAGGCGTCCGAGGGTCCCGTCGAGGACTTGCCGCATGCCGAGATCGAGGTGGAGACCCTGCGGGATTGGCAGCAGGCGGGTCGCTCCTTCGATCTGCTGGATGTGCGCAACCCGGTCGAGGAGCGGATCTGTCGCATCGAAGGCGCGCGCCTCATTCCCCTCGCGCAGTTGCCGTCCCACCTCGACGAACTCGACCGGGAGCGCCTGCTGGTGGTGCATTGCCATAGCGGCATCCGCTCCGCCCAAGCGGTCGATTTTCTACGCAACCAAGGCTTCTCTCGGGCGTATAACCTAGCCGGGGGGATCGACGCCTGGAGCGTCCGCATCGATCCTTCGGTGGCCCGGTATTGAAGAGGTCGAGGGTAGTTTGCGGCCCCTACGGCGAGCAGCTTGTATGTCCCGCTGTACGTCAAAATTGACACGTTGAGATTGGAGCGGTAGAAGCAAAATGCTGCCAACCTGGCTGCCTCACAGCCCCTTGCCGATGCCTCCGAACAAACTACCCCGTTTTTATACGGGCTTGACCAGCCACCAGATCTATCCTAGTATAGAGAATATTGCAAATAACTATATTTAAAGAAGATATTTAATCAGGCCTTCGGAATCGAGCGGAAAAGTCATCATTCCCAAAATCAAGCCAAGAAACTGGAGAGTGCATCGTGAAGCAGAAGAACATCATCCTCGGATTCGGCCTGTTGATCCTGACGCTGTCCGCTGCTTTGGCGACGGCGCAAACGGGCGGAATCGGCAAGGAAGTGGGTGCCAAAAAGCGCTTGGCCGATGGCGACGAGTACCTCATCCCGCAGCAAGAGCTGTTTCGCACCGGCGCCAGCCTGTTCAACGCCATCTGGACGCCTCAGGAGGGTGGTGGCCGGCCACTGACCAAGGGGGTCGGCGCGCCGTTGTCCGACCCGAGCAATCCGCTGATCTTTCCGCGCAACTTCAACCGCGTTTCGGCGCCGGACGCCAACTCCTGTGCCGGGTGCCACAACCAGCCCGCTTCCGGTGGTGGCGGTGACATCGTCGCCAACGTCTTCGTGCTCGGCCAACGCTTCGACTTCGCGACCTTCGACGGCGTCGACACGGTGCCCACCGGTGGCACCTTCGACGAGAGCGGGGCCGCCACCACCCTCGACACCATCGCAAACAGCCGCGCCACCACCAGCATGTTCGGTAGCGGCTACCTGGAAATGTTGGCCCGCCAGATGACCGCTGACCTACAAGACATCCGCGCCTCGATCCCGCCGGGCGGCTCGGCAAACCTGGTGTCCAAGGGTGTTTCCTTCGGTCTCCTCCAGCGCAATCTCGACGGCACCTGGGACACCTCGGCGGTCGAAGGACTGGCGGCTCCGAGCCTCCGCTCGACGGGAGTCGGCGATCCGCCGAACCTGATCGTTCGTCCGTTCCATCAGGCCTCGGCGGTGATCAGCCTGCGCGAGTTCACCAACAACGCATACAACCACCACCACGGCATCCAGACCTCCGAACGTTTCGGCGACGGAACGGATCCCGACGGCGACGGTTTCGTGGACGAGATGAACCGCGCCGAGGTGACGGCGGTCTCCGTCTACCAGGCGGCGCTGCCGGTGCCCGGCCGGGTGATCCCGAG
It includes:
- a CDS encoding FAD-binding oxidoreductase; translated protein: MPWGRDRSPLVGGEPAAVVLPRSTEEVAAVVRWARRAGVALVPAGGRTGYSGGAVAADGQVVVALERLNRLLAWHRDVPALTVEAGMLTRQLQRAATEEGWFFPVDFAACDRSQIGGNVATNAGGIRVIRYGMTGDWVLGLTVVTGSGEVLRLGGSRRRGALLKDNTGPPLETLFVGSEGAFGILTEVTVRLTRPPAARRWLAALAAESLEALLAMLATARRLPACPLAFECFDRVCHRLMAEHLGGPLLPENPPFLALVELEAATDELRSAARDWLRESPPAVDGRWIEEPEAQVRAWRYRLGISDRLAAGHRVHKNDLSVPVGALSSLESEVRRLAGEVDLPLAVFGHLGDGNLHINLLCPVAMDQEHFAALCQRFDEESYRRVVKLGGSISAEHGIGRLKRKFAHLTASPEERQVFRGLKRLFDPDGILNPGVGPF
- a CDS encoding DM13 domain-containing protein; protein product: MKRRILPTGLALIALLAPTALALGAEEAVASGTWTKKGYRIAGNWSLIVDNGARYLVLDEGFKTRKAPDLKFFLSPRPLADLGDRNALDGGAVLIAPLEAPRGAQRYALPDDVDLAAFKTLILHCEQYSKLWGGAALGLEP
- a CDS encoding rhomboid family intramembrane serine protease, coding for MLRRQTSGSVVCPSCGKLTGVQDETCWNCGRRYPGMWGYAAVFRRFGQDLGFVQIVLVGCAVLYGATLIADNANIRGLLSPSPISLLAFGASGQLPVISGGRWWTLLSASWLHGSLLHFAFNMMWIRQLAPDVAQLYGAGRMVIIYVLSGVMGFAASSFGPSLLGPLAGLLGSGGYTVGASAAIFGLLGAQVLYGRKASYEVGRQAWIWAAILFVLGFVFDGTDNWAHLGGFIGGFGVAALLDPLKAERVDHLVAAVLLLLLSAVAVAVSLITGVISLRAL
- the moeB gene encoding molybdopterin-synthase adenylyltransferase MoeB, giving the protein MSTHLPALTDAETRRYGRHLILPEVGPEGQKKLKAARVLLVGAGGLGSPAGLYLAAAGVGVLGIAEFDRVDESNLHRQVLYGESDLGRPKVEAAVARLRNVNPHIEVRGHDLRLDAGNAPALIAQYDLVVDGSDNFATRYLVNDACVLAGKANVWGAVLRFEGQVSVFATADGPCYRCLFPEPPPPGLVPSCAEGGVFGVLPGVIGSLQAAEVIKWVTGVGTPLVGRLLIFDASAARFREIALPKNEQCPVCSPEPSIRQLVDYDALCGSPAGSDVEAPQASEGPVEDLPHAEIEVETLRDWQQAGRSFDLLDVRNPVEERICRIEGARLIPLAQLPSHLDELDRERLLVVHCHSGIRSAQAVDFLRNQGFSRAYNLAGGIDAWSVRIDPSVARY
- a CDS encoding di-heme oxidoredictase family protein, with protein sequence MKQKNIILGFGLLILTLSAALATAQTGGIGKEVGAKKRLADGDEYLIPQQELFRTGASLFNAIWTPQEGGGRPLTKGVGAPLSDPSNPLIFPRNFNRVSAPDANSCAGCHNQPASGGGGDIVANVFVLGQRFDFATFDGVDTVPTGGTFDESGAATTLDTIANSRATTSMFGSGYLEMLARQMTADLQDIRASIPPGGSANLVSKGVSFGLLQRNLDGTWDTSAVEGLAAPSLRSTGVGDPPNLIVRPFHQASAVISLREFTNNAYNHHHGIQTSERFGDGTDPDGDGFVDEMNRAEVTAVSVYQAALPVPGRVIPSDPGIRRAIWLGEQRFAEIGCADCHIQALPLDNWGWFFSEPNPYNPAGNLQRGEQADLNVNLNSKFFPLPRLSEDLATKTTFVPAYTDMKLHDITSGPDDPNRESLNMHFAAGSDEFFAGNSRFLTKRLWGVGNSGPYFHHGKYTTMREAILAHAGEAIDSRVAFENLPDNERDSVIEFLKSLQTLPAGTESLVIDDEGRTVQWPPQGAL